One genomic segment of Pedobacter endophyticus includes these proteins:
- a CDS encoding OmpA/MotB family protein, giving the protein MKNTFFAFCVLLFLSSLTSCVILSPKKYKALLGSKDSLYTAFNESLIKIENLEKEVARLKKDTTLMAEELRGLQSSYNDIDADYKKLKSNTSTQISKLSGDLEAREKRLKEVEEVLRKRDAATNSLKEKLQQALLGFTKSGLTVEIKNGKVYVSLTDKLLFPSGSIIIDEKGKQALTQLANVLKQQPEINIAVEGHTDNQKINNLGQIKDNWDLSVLRATSVVRYLTDNEKVESVRMTATGKGEFQPLGSNATADGRSKNRRIEIVLSPKLDELYNLIK; this is encoded by the coding sequence ATGAAGAATACCTTTTTTGCTTTCTGCGTTCTCCTATTTCTTTCATCCCTTACCTCATGTGTAATTTTATCGCCCAAAAAGTACAAAGCTTTGCTTGGCAGTAAAGATTCATTGTACACGGCATTTAACGAAAGTTTGATTAAAATTGAAAATCTCGAGAAGGAAGTGGCCAGGCTCAAAAAAGATACTACATTAATGGCTGAAGAGCTGCGTGGGCTTCAAAGTAGCTACAATGATATTGATGCTGACTACAAAAAGCTGAAAAGCAATACGTCGACCCAGATTAGCAAACTTTCTGGTGATTTAGAGGCCCGCGAGAAAAGATTAAAAGAAGTGGAGGAGGTTTTGCGCAAGCGTGATGCCGCCACCAACTCACTTAAAGAAAAATTGCAGCAGGCCTTGTTGGGCTTTACAAAAAGCGGCCTGACTGTAGAGATAAAAAATGGTAAAGTGTATGTGTCGCTAACCGATAAATTGTTGTTTCCATCCGGAAGTATCATCATCGATGAAAAGGGTAAACAAGCCTTAACCCAGCTGGCCAATGTATTAAAGCAGCAGCCAGAAATTAACATCGCCGTGGAGGGCCACACCGACAATCAGAAAATAAATAATCTGGGTCAGATTAAGGATAACTGGGATTTGAGTGTTTTGCGGGCCACATCGGTAGTACGTTACCTTACAGATAACGAAAAGGTTGAAAGCGTACGGATGACCGCAACCGGAAAAGGAGAGTTTCAACCGTTAGGCTCAAACGCAACGGCCGACGGCAGAAGCAAAAACAGACGAATTGAAATTGTACTGTCGCCAAAATTGGATGAGCTGTACAACCTGATTAAATAA
- a CDS encoding NACHT domain-containing protein encodes MNTNELLLELRKFVLIKSGLRNIDPAHCKTISEYVFQETKNYVSETTVKRFFGFANTLHKFSLFTLNSLSQYIGYDDWDSFCRDKESQTTSAQSIWHNLKLKAQAITEVSLISKKNNSGVPFNSTANRSFFYPDFDYFLKNNYQFTTISAQPGHGKSILIAHMVEHFFVSENAIYKNDIVVLLNSMSVNAITQSGLSLKDWFLKEFKFESLSEMISFFKKNPKERKGRFVIVVDGIDDVLAKSVHLNVFIDFLHSIEENNFVKLIFGLRTNTWLNLQPTLSGSAFLNKAWYTGLFYDEDTLSNVPPLNVDEILYTLSHIENKKVTKGDVSPLVLAQFKTPFWIQVYFTLKIEDNMLELSNPLLCYELINYFLEKKVFLAKQSTEKIYLSKKISGCISERDKKLSVPKEKILDYINCYPEAYADLLKAGILIEEKRFSTAIPTEVVRFISKDVYTYFLFIQITEQFDYQSCKGFFEYILKTFSKENSLREHILNWSIRFCINRNEIAQLKNIFKLPFTNQEKNASFDFICYVSRYELSKPNANFSKLNVGIDFVDLMAHGRTMSQLYKETIKTISGNVLNEDIQTMLHVLECNIYLVDVDKASLQNTMHLLKRNYKRLNDLFPINPYDLILYFHNVLNSKPTESKNLEEKIIKLCYEIDKSKPHKNEDLTSPEVLCFRLVLMVLFSQKNYAECHRFIMAILNKYPNIFYVRYSVFSPFLLLYLGHTYLKLNYFKKAQRIMQFLDKIIASEYIYYTNFVLTGIKIFKATFYNCIHNYDQALTEIDSGLEIASKNDLRMLEISLILSKIDALKHTESSEEVSNAIKELLNFLHDHKTAMPEYSNLNGEEFEQTFKILKSYRRSQNC; translated from the coding sequence TAAATTTTCACTTTTTACGCTTAATAGTCTATCGCAGTACATCGGCTACGACGATTGGGACTCTTTTTGTCGGGATAAGGAATCGCAAACTACTTCTGCACAAAGCATTTGGCATAACCTAAAGCTAAAGGCTCAGGCGATAACCGAAGTTTCGTTAATTTCGAAAAAAAACAACTCAGGCGTTCCGTTTAATTCCACGGCTAACAGAAGTTTCTTTTATCCTGATTTTGATTATTTCCTTAAGAACAACTATCAATTTACTACAATAAGCGCTCAGCCTGGTCATGGTAAATCGATTTTAATAGCGCACATGGTCGAGCATTTTTTCGTTTCCGAAAATGCGATTTACAAGAACGACATTGTTGTACTTCTGAACTCCATGAGCGTAAATGCGATTACACAAAGTGGCCTATCGCTAAAAGACTGGTTTTTGAAAGAGTTTAAATTCGAAAGCCTGAGCGAAATGATCAGCTTCTTCAAAAAAAACCCTAAGGAACGCAAGGGCCGGTTTGTGATTGTGGTTGACGGCATCGACGATGTTTTAGCAAAAAGCGTCCATTTAAATGTCTTCATCGACTTTTTACACAGTATTGAGGAAAACAATTTTGTAAAACTGATTTTTGGTTTACGCACCAATACCTGGCTTAATCTTCAGCCAACGTTGTCGGGGTCAGCATTCTTAAACAAGGCCTGGTACACCGGGTTGTTTTACGATGAGGATACTTTAAGCAATGTTCCGCCACTAAATGTGGACGAAATTCTTTACACATTAAGCCACATCGAAAATAAAAAGGTAACCAAAGGCGATGTAAGTCCGCTTGTGCTTGCCCAATTTAAAACTCCTTTCTGGATTCAGGTGTACTTTACGCTAAAGATAGAGGATAATATGCTCGAACTAAGCAATCCGCTTCTTTGCTATGAGCTGATTAATTACTTTTTGGAAAAAAAGGTCTTCCTGGCGAAGCAAAGCACCGAAAAGATCTACCTTTCGAAGAAAATAAGCGGGTGCATCTCTGAACGCGATAAAAAGCTAAGCGTACCTAAAGAAAAAATACTTGATTATATAAATTGTTATCCCGAGGCATACGCAGATCTCTTAAAGGCCGGGATTTTAATTGAGGAAAAGCGATTTAGTACCGCAATTCCTACTGAAGTGGTGCGTTTCATCAGTAAAGATGTTTATACTTATTTTTTATTCATTCAAATCACCGAGCAATTTGACTATCAATCATGCAAGGGGTTTTTCGAATATATTTTAAAAACCTTTAGTAAGGAAAACTCTTTGAGAGAGCACATCTTAAATTGGTCGATTCGGTTTTGTATTAACAGAAACGAGATTGCGCAGCTCAAAAATATCTTCAAGCTTCCTTTTACCAACCAAGAAAAAAACGCCTCTTTTGATTTTATCTGTTATGTTTCGCGATACGAACTCAGTAAGCCAAATGCAAACTTTAGCAAGCTGAATGTAGGTATCGATTTTGTAGACCTGATGGCCCACGGGCGCACGATGAGCCAGCTGTATAAGGAAACGATTAAAACAATTTCGGGCAATGTACTGAACGAGGATATTCAAACCATGCTCCACGTTCTGGAATGTAACATCTATCTTGTCGATGTAGATAAGGCTTCGTTGCAAAACACAATGCATCTTTTAAAAAGAAATTACAAGCGACTGAACGATCTGTTTCCGATTAATCCGTACGATTTAATTCTTTATTTCCACAACGTTCTCAATAGCAAACCGACAGAAAGCAAAAACCTCGAAGAAAAGATTATTAAGCTTTGTTATGAAATTGACAAAAGCAAGCCGCACAAAAATGAAGACCTGACCAGCCCAGAGGTATTGTGCTTTAGGTTGGTGCTGATGGTATTGTTCTCGCAGAAAAATTATGCAGAATGCCATCGCTTTATTATGGCGATTTTAAATAAGTACCCAAATATTTTCTACGTCAGGTATTCGGTATTTTCGCCGTTTCTGTTGCTGTATTTGGGCCACACCTACCTAAAGCTGAATTACTTTAAGAAGGCTCAGCGAATTATGCAGTTTTTAGATAAAATTATTGCAAGTGAATATATTTATTATACCAACTTCGTTTTAACGGGCATTAAAATTTTTAAGGCTACTTTCTACAACTGCATTCACAATTACGATCAGGCCTTAACGGAGATTGATTCGGGGCTTGAAATTGCTTCGAAAAATGATCTCCGAATGCTGGAGATTTCTCTGATTTTAAGTAAGATTGATGCACTTAAGCACACCGAATCATCTGAAGAAGTATCGAACGCCATAAAGGAGCTGCTAAATTTCTTGCACGACCATAAAACGGCAATGCCGGAATATTCTAACCTTAACGGCGAGGAGTTTGAGCAGACTTTTAAGATTCTGAAATCGTACCGGCGAAGTCAGAATTGCTAA